A region of the Pelecanus crispus isolate bPelCri1 chromosome 1, bPelCri1.pri, whole genome shotgun sequence genome:
ATTCATTGCTGCCAGCAGCATGTGGCAGCTACAAGAACCACGGGCTTGTCaccaccagcacagcagctgacaCAGTGCCCACAGTGCTCACGTTGCCCGCAGCACCCTCGGCCCCAGGGCTGATGTCACAGAGTCGCTGGTTCCGGGTGCTGGGCACAGCGGCCTCTTGGTGGGGGGGCAACATGGGAGGTTCCGAGCAGGAGGGGAGGCAGAAGCTAGGATCGGACACCCCCAACAGTGCCCTGCTCAATGCTTGGCTTGCGGGATGGGGGTGTGCAGCCCCATAGCAGACAGCAGTGCCTGGCTCCAAGCACTGCCTGCTAacagcaagcaggaaaaagcaaGTGTGGCACCATAGCCTCTTTGGGAAGTTCACTGCCACCCTGCTCTCTTCAGCCGTTTGCCACCAGGTCCTTCCCAAAAAACATACACCAGAGAACGTAACTACGACAGGCAGCATGGACATGTTTGGGTGTTGAAGCGTCAATCTGATTACAGCCGTGGGAGGCAAGCAGTGATGTGCAAGCCAAATAAGCCAGGCATACCCAAGCAGTGTGTCAACCTTCCTGTGCAAAGCACAGTGAAACACAGATGCAGCACAGTCCACACTGGCTATCTCAGCCACAGCAACACCCTCTGGCAGGCTTCATGTCCTTGCCAGCTATGAGTTATGCTGTTGCTCTGGGCCAACTGACCAGGGCAGATGTGATGCCTGGTATGCGTGGCCAAGCACATGCAATTTTAAGCTCTAAACAGAGAAGGACGCTCCTGCTCTCGGCCCCATGTGCTCTTCTCCATGGCTTTGGTAAATCTTGCATCAGCCTCATCCCATCAGTCTGCCTTCTACAGCTGTATGGTGGAGCCTTGCTCAGGTGCTGGAGTGCAGGGCAGTCATGGGAGAAAAGTGGGAGCCAGGCACGTGCGTTGCAtctgctgagcagggctgggtccctgGAGGCTACCGTCCAGGAGAGCAGTGGCTTGAAGAATGGCAGCCTCAAAGCTCATGCAAGATGTGCttcctgctgccatccctggcTTGTGGGGATAGACCTAAGGCACACAACTGAGTGTGCAACCTGGTCCCTAGGACGAAAGGGCATCAGGCACTGTctgaaagtggaagagctgctccCAAGGCCCTTGAGGTGCAGCGTCACTTCATAGGCACCAGAACTGGGCCCCAAACAAATGGGactcaaggctgctttggtttttgaaaatggACCTGAAGGTGGTGCCCCATATCTGCTTAAAACAGACAGAAGGCAGACTTAGAGAAGACAGCTTGTCTTCTGTGGATACTCTGCTATTCCAGcaccagattttgcaggtggttaaGCAGGATTGATGTGAGAGGTGGCCACACTTCACAGATACCTTGGAgtaaggggagaaaaaataacTGGGGGTAGGTACCTTGTTTGGGCAGAAAcaagggcagagaaagggaggagtCAAGGAAGGTGAGGGGGTGGTACAAGCATGGAAaatggggagaaggggggaTAAAGGAGTGAGTCGCACATAAGCAAAGTGCTGGTTGGTTTGCTTGTTTGACTGAGCCCTGCACCTGATCACCATGACCACCACAGTCCATCCTACCTTCTTTCTGAGAGCAATTCCAAATACTTTCCTGTGTGGCCCCACTCTGTGTACCCGGTGAGGGGGGTGGGTCCAGAGGCTTGGCTGCTagcagtggcagaagggaaCAGAGGTCCTAGGGACCCAGCAGTTGGAAACACCGAGTGCCTAGGGCCAGCTCCTGGTGGGACTGCTGTGCGCGTGTGCAATTCATGAGTGAACTTTAAGCTGGACTAGCTTGTGAGCAAGAGGAGAGAGACCCTTTCAGTCATGTGGATGGCACGCGGTTGCAGCCCACCTGATCAGCCCCCGCATCTACAGACCTTACAAGAGGACCAGGCCTGCCAACCGCTGCCACATCTCCACCTCCTGGAGTCATGAAGGACTTGGAGGGGCTTTGAGTTGCTTCCCACCTAGGCATGTCCCCTCTGCACTAGCTGTACAAGGTCCTACCTCTGAGGCTGCCAGGACCATCCATCCCATCCTCTTCTTGCTGTACTCTTGGCCCCTGGCAAGTGATgatgctgcagctcccagctctgttCCCACCCAGGGCTGCACAGCATGCCTCCAGCTGAGTAAGGATCCCTGGACACTGGGGTTTATCCTTTGCTACATCTTGATGATGGTTTGAAAGGAGCTGTTCTGGCTCTGGAGATGATGCCATATCATGGTCCCTCCCTGAACAAATCAGGGTTTCTGTCAAGAGGCCTCAGCTTGAATATCCAACACAGAGCACAGGCTCCACTGACCCGCACTCCTAGCAGGGTTGGTAATCCCCCCGACCCGCAGTTTGCTACCCCAGCACTCCATTAGTCAGAGGTGTCACTGAGCCAAAGCTGCAGGGGAGCTCCAAGGCAGttagctgggggtggggggggtctggTGGGTTTGGGATAGGGTTCCAGTGTGGAGCAACTGAAGGGGATGGAGTAGCAAGAGGCTaggagcagtggcagcaggaaggCTTAGGAGTGCAGCTTGGtatgcagcagggctgcagggcaggatcCCTGCCCTTCCTGATCTGGCTTTCCCCAAACCCCATGCGCTGTTCAAAAAGAACTTTCTGCAGTTTGATCTCCTTCAGGACTTGTAGAACCTCTGGacctgcactgctctgcagcagatcATAGTTCTCAGCTGGGTCTGACTCCAGGTCAAAGAGCAGCGGGGGCACGTGAGGGGTCAGCGGGGTCAGCCCGTGGCAGGCCTGGTCTGGGGTCGTATCACTATGAAAGGAACCTGCAAAAGAAACCCCCAGGTGTAGCtcagtttcttctctttgaGCTTTGGACAGCAAAACCATACAGGACTTCACAAAGCTGCCTGCGCAAAGGAGAGGAGGCAGAACTAACCTTGTGTGAAGTAATGGGCCTTGTACTTCCCAAGCCTGACAGCAAAGGGGCCGTGCAGTGGATCAGGGGATGGCGGGTAGAAGAACATCGTCTGACGGGGACTCTGTGGGAAGCAGCAGAACTAAGCTCACCTGTGCAGCCATGAGGCTGAAGAAGAGCCTGGAACCTGACCAGGCAGACTCCAGGGAGCCCCGATACTACAGCCAGAACATGGCCAGAGAGGGGGGAAGCTGACGAGCAGCATCATCCTGTTTGCACCCTACTGAAAACTACTGGGGCTCTGTCCATCCACTGCAGCCACAGAGGTTTGGCTTGGCAACATGTTGCAGGTGTTGGAGCTGAACAGCCTGGGGAAGCCCAGGAACTCCGTGGCATGACCCAGGCCAGATAGAAGGTCCTAGCTCATGGATCTCCCCTGACCCCAAGCTGGCACGTAgctccagccccacacccaGCCTTCATGCACAATGTCAGCTGAACCAACCCGTAGGACTCACCTTCCCTGACCCAAACAGCACCGGACTCAGGTCATAGCCATCCAGGGCAACTTTGGgaagagctgctccagccagggTTGTCAGGGTTGTCAGGATGTCCAGAGTGCTTGCCAGCTCATGCGTCACTCCTGTCACCCACCACAGCAAGGCACAAGGAAAGGTTCAAGCGCTTGATCCCACTCCCATCCCTGCCATCCTCACTTCTCTCCCACCCTCTGCTTGTCCTGGGGCAGCTCAGCTGCCATAACACCCTGTCTTGGCTGGCATCAGCATACAAAAGGCACAAGCAGTGCCAAGTCTCACCTGGAGTGATATGGCCTGGCCAATAAGCCACTGCCGGTTCCCGCATGCCACCTTCGTATGTTGTGCCCTTCCCACACTTCAGAAGGCCAGAGCTGCCTCCACGTGCCATCCGCATGGTGGAAGGGCTGTGAGAGAGAAGAACCACCTACCATCAGTTTCACAGGTTCACACCACGCCTTCCCTGATGCTGCCAACACAGCCATGACAAGAGATACATGGTGCCAGCAAGTGACGCTGCCACGCTTCTCAGGCTTGTGAGGCAGGAGGGGCAGGTGAAGAAACCAAGGTGTGCGAGACACCTAAGCAGGGCACCAGAGAccaaagccacacacacacagggaaTCGAGGTATATTTGGGCTGCTGCACAGTCCTGGCCCAAACCCAGTGAGGTTTCTGCCCACGAGGAGAAGCACAGCTGAGTCACAGGAACAAGGAGCAGATCATGCACTAGGTCCTCCTGAGAGCAGCATCCATCTCTTGCCTCACTTCAGGTCACTGGGGTCTCACCTGGCAATGCCACACCATGTGCCTTTTACCCCAGCCAACCAATGCCTCCTTCCGGTTCCCCCATACCATGGCAGCAGAATCTTATCAGTGATAAAGTCCCCTCTGCTGAGCCCACTCACCCATTGTCAGAGGTGAAAAACACCAAGGTCGTGTTTGCAAGACCATTttcctgcagtgcctgcagcagctgtccCACTGAGCCGTCAAACTCCAAGAGTGCATCACCAAACGGCCCACGCCGTGACTGCCCAGCATAGTCCTGGCTTGCAAATTGAGGGTAGTGTGTATGCTGGAGAAAGGGCAGAGAAGACTGCTACGCAAACTCCCAGAGCTGCATCTGGTTCCCAGTTCACCCAGGGACAGTGAGCACCCCAGCTAGGACATAGAGATATGTGACAATACCCATGAGATGAGAGGAGGCTTCTCCCCAAGCTTCAGAAACATCTCAGAAATGGCATAAAGGAGCTGAGCCCCAGGAGAGCATGTGGAGCCCCAGAGTGGGAAGTTTTCCCAGGTGGACTCCTGGCCCGGAGAAGCGTGCAAGGCTCCAGAAAGAAGCAGCCCAAGAACATTATCAGAACGGTGCTGTCACGAGACCTGGGCATGGGAACAGCCACCCCAGATCATCCAGGGGCAGGTATTGACTGCTCAGcagtcctggggctgcaggagctgagatgcttccctgctctccccacagGACAAAggctcccttccccacccttGGGCCCAGAGCAGCCCTCCCCATCTCCTACATGGGAGGCATAGTAGAGCAGGAAGGGGAGGCCTCGTTTGGCACAGTCAGCGATGAAGTCCCGGGAGAATTTGTTGTAGAGGGGCACCAGATCAGGGAAGGAGACCGGCTGCTGCACGATGCTCTGGTTCCAGAGCAGCGGGACTGGCACTAAGCCTTGGTCACAAGTCCCAAAACACTTGATGTCGGGTGGGAAGCAGGTGAGATTCTGGCAGGGGCCCTGGAAAGAACAAATAACACTTTGTCTTTTACCTGTGTTGCAGGACAGTGAGGGAAGGGGAGCAAAGAATCTCACAGTGGCCACCACTAGGTCCTACAGGCACCCTTTGGGCAGCCAATCCCAGAAGCCCAGGGGTCTGTGCCCACCCTAGAACTATCCAAGGACCATGCTGTCCCAACATCATTCTGTCCTGGCagcaattcagattttttttgtagccCAGGACCTGACCCTCCCTCCCTTGACAAAGGGCGTATGTCCCCATGCGCAACTGCCACCCACGTTCTGCAAAACTGCCCTATCATATGAGCATCTCAGAAATGGGCTTTCCCCACAGCATCCAtctccccagcctgcagccaccCACACCCACCTGCCCAGGTAAGCACTAACCTGGCCTATGTGCTCCCAAGCAAGCTTCATCTTTCAGGCACtttccccagccagccccgggGACACCCTTCAGGGCTTGTCAGGCCTCTCACCTGGTCATGGGAGTAGGGCACTCCCAGGAAATGGTCAAAGCCCTGGTGGATGGGCAGGAAGGAGCCATTAATCCCCAGGCCAAGGTGCCACTTGCCAACCATGGCTGTGGCATAGCCCTCAGCCTTCAGCACCTCTGCAATGGTGACCTCAGACAGCGGCAGGCCTCCCCGCGAGTCTGGGTTGAACACACCGGGGTAAACCCCGGAGCGCATCTGGAAGCGGCCAGTCAGCAGGGCTGCCCTACAGACGAGagatgaaagagagagaggagacagGCATCACACTGGGCACAGCACAGGTCGTGGGGCTCAGCCTCCACGGAGGGTGCACCGTTCCTCGGGACCTGGCAGCTTGGCTCCCCAGTCTCACGGCTGCCACTGTCACCTCCCCTGTCTGCTGGGACATGCAATCGGTCCCCTCATAGAGCAGCCAGACCTTCGGACCTCCCGGGACACGGCAGGTTTATCAACCACCCgttcctcccagcactgcagctcccTAGCTGGGTGACAAGCCCTGTCTCGACGcttcctccatccccaccccgGGGCCCCGCAGCAGACGCCAGCCGGCAGGGCGTGAGCAGCGGGGGACGTACCGGGACGGGCTGCACACTGGGGAGCTGCTGTAGAAGTTGGTGAACCGCAGCCCTCGGGAAGCCATCCGATCCAGGTTGGGCGTGGCAGAAGAAGGGTGCCCATAGCTCCCCAGGTCCCCGAAGCCCAAGTCGTCCGCCAGCAACAGGACGAAGCTGGGGGgggcgccggccgccccgcgcaagcccagcagcaccagggcccacggcaggccccggccccgcggccccatGGCGCTGCCGCCCGGggaggccccgcggcccgcCGATGCGCACGCTCCGCACGGGGTACAGCACCGCCCTCCCGCGGTGCGGTGCGGtccgggcccggcgcggcggcggcccctcCGCAGGACAGGACCGGCCGCTCCCGGCCTGCGCAGCCCAACCACGCTGCGCCGAGCCGCCGCCCGCCTGACCCGCGCGAGCAGCCACGTGACCCAGCGCCGCCGCGGGGCACGCCGGGAATTGTAGTGCGTGGCGGGAGCGCTTGAGAGGGCCCGCGCCcggtcacagaatcatagaaccgtttaggttggaaaagacctttaagatcatccagtccaaccgttagcTTAACACTACAAAGACcagcactaaaccaattaagggtagagtaataattaatttcatctttcctggctgggtggctggactgtttcttaatgaaagtaaaaccaggaatcagtaaggttggaaaggaccttgtTGGGTCGAACCTTGCGGCGATGCTGGTCCCTCGCAGCTGCCTCGCGGACCGTCGTGCCCGGTGCAGGTGGCCTCCTGGGACCTGGGCCTGCCCCTGGGTGCTGCGGTCGAGGGTGGTTTATTGGCAACAGGGGTTTCCTACAGAACCGCCCTCAGCGTTGCCCGGGTTTGACGGCTGCGGACTCAGCCTGTGTGTCCAGCCCTGTGTGgcgggttgaccctggctggatgccaggtgcccaccaaagccactctagcactccccttctcaactggacaggggagagaaaatataacaaaaaagctcgtgggacgagataaggacagggagatcactcagcaattaccgtcacgggcaaaacagactcaacttggggaaaatcagtttagtttattaccaatcaaaactgagtagggtaatgagaaataaaaccaaatcttaaaacaccttcccctcacccttcccttcttcctgggctcaacttcactcccgatttttctctacttcctccccccgagcagtgcagggggacggggaatgggggttgcggtcagttcatcacatgtgGTCTCTAccactcctttctcctccttcctcctcaaggggaggactccttgCACTCTTCCCCTGCGCCAGCGTGGGGTacctcccacgggagacagtcctccatgaacttctccaacatgggtctattgcctttaagtagtagatcttgttatactaatgaaatatagtcctatgcctttaagtagtagatcttgttatactaatgaaatatagtcctatgcctttaagtagtagatcttgttatactaatgaaatacAGTCCTTGAGTAGCAGTGAAGTAACTCATATTTTGCTACATTGATAAAATgtaagaaggaagggaggatggctaagtggctggttgctgaccttcaaagataaAGATAAGGGGATGGTAGAACAAATGGGCAtgcacaaaataggagaaactggCTAAGAGTTAATTCAGGCAGGGGGAGATCACGACCAGCGACCCgattaaggactgaagcaagtacgCCCCCACTCCTCCT
Encoded here:
- the ARSA gene encoding arylsulfatase A → MGPRGRGLPWALVLLGLRGAAGAPPSFVLLLADDLGFGDLGSYGHPSSATPNLDRMASRGLRFTNFYSSSPVCSPSRAALLTGRFQMRSGVYPGVFNPDSRGGLPLSEVTIAEVLKAEGYATAMVGKWHLGLGINGSFLPIHQGFDHFLGVPYSHDQGPCQNLTCFPPDIKCFGTCDQGLVPVPLLWNQSIVQQPVSFPDLVPLYNKFSRDFIADCAKRGLPFLLYYASHHTHYPQFASQDYAGQSRRGPFGDALLEFDGSVGQLLQALQENGLANTTLVFFTSDNGPSTMRMARGGSSGLLKCGKGTTYEGGMREPAVAYWPGHITPGVTHELASTLDILTTLTTLAGAALPKVALDGYDLSPVLFGSGKSPRQTMFFYPPSPDPLHGPFAVRLGKYKAHYFTQGSFHSDTTPDQACHGLTPLTPHVPPLLFDLESDPAENYDLLQSSAGPEVLQVLKEIKLQKVLFEQRMGFGESQIRKGRDPALQPCCIPSCTPKPSCCHCS